The following are encoded together in the Malaya genurostris strain Urasoe2022 chromosome 3, Malgen_1.1, whole genome shotgun sequence genome:
- the LOC131437732 gene encoding uncharacterized protein LOC131437732 isoform X1, with protein sequence MGELFLILLIMLILSLTLASSYSLIKRYRRLLKLQTRAPNTDSSTIIYTIPTNQQGHPAQRSEAGSAILFPNRTSTYNLRPTIIDLPPSYEDVTKTATTPTTTTTSTA encoded by the exons ATGGGAGAATTATTTCTCATTTTGCTTATAATGTTAATACTATCGTTGACATTAGCCTCGTCG TATTCTTTAATCAAGCGCTATAGGAGATTATTGAAACTGCAAACGCGAG cACCCAACACGGACAGTTCAACAATAATATACACGATCCCGACGAACCAGCAAGGACATCCAGCGCAGCGTTCGGAAGCTGGCAGTGCTATTCTATTTCCCAATCGGACATCTACCTACAATTTGCGGCCAACTATCATTG ATCTACCCCCGTCGTATGAAGATGTTACCAAAACGGCAACCACACCAACAACAACGACTACTTCGACAGCGTAA
- the LOC131437732 gene encoding uncharacterized protein LOC131437732 isoform X3, whose amino-acid sequence MGELFLILLIMLILSLTLASSRYRRLLKLQTRAPNTDSSTIIYTIPTNQQGHPAQRSEAGSAILFPNRTSTYNLRPTIIDLPPSYEDVTKTATTPTTTTTSTA is encoded by the exons ATGGGAGAATTATTTCTCATTTTGCTTATAATGTTAATACTATCGTTGACATTAGCCTCGTCG CGCTATAGGAGATTATTGAAACTGCAAACGCGAG cACCCAACACGGACAGTTCAACAATAATATACACGATCCCGACGAACCAGCAAGGACATCCAGCGCAGCGTTCGGAAGCTGGCAGTGCTATTCTATTTCCCAATCGGACATCTACCTACAATTTGCGGCCAACTATCATTG ATCTACCCCCGTCGTATGAAGATGTTACCAAAACGGCAACCACACCAACAACAACGACTACTTCGACAGCGTAA
- the LOC131437732 gene encoding uncharacterized protein LOC131437732 isoform X4, with protein sequence MAPSAPNTDSSTIIYTIPTNQQGHPAQRSEAGSAILFPNRTSTYNLRPTIIDLPPSYEDVTKTATTPTTTTTSTA encoded by the exons atggcgccctcag cACCCAACACGGACAGTTCAACAATAATATACACGATCCCGACGAACCAGCAAGGACATCCAGCGCAGCGTTCGGAAGCTGGCAGTGCTATTCTATTTCCCAATCGGACATCTACCTACAATTTGCGGCCAACTATCATTG ATCTACCCCCGTCGTATGAAGATGTTACCAAAACGGCAACCACACCAACAACAACGACTACTTCGACAGCGTAA
- the LOC131437729 gene encoding uncharacterized protein LOC131437729 — MARNKKIRRSVGLRKTPRKSVGRVSKGKKPRLPEYKKVNRHKDTSREQFMVKRQKRLRRALMNEQREKENNHRSPQRPKILHPPNPPPSGGPSGSSLSARRSARHKRAGSLKKQTITDTDTIVIDSEDDSRTQSPVPLFYVDTKGGFNDREVPKYCVNEEDDGQSVSLLESVLEDGEIRDDSCVLSLLNERINEEEIPISDDDDDDDDDDDDDDDDDDLIHGNKVQKPKQIDPGDSSVIFCSEVIDLDREDDRKEPALDFIPIGFDVGGWERQRRPQKKEGQKPAKENKPSSKSTGTNKAGVKRMVIIDGNNVAFAHTCGQAFSVKGLEICIRYFKKLGHEVSAVVPQFRLKKDKSTDQKLLEELYKNGDVLLAPSKNLPGQRSSSYDDRLIISVAEKFDGVIISNDNFRDLLTENDSWKKIIETRVVGYTWAKDAFFLPDDPYGRHGPKLKDLLEQAATTK, encoded by the exons ATGGCACGTAATAAGAAAATTCGGCGGAGCGTTGGATTACGCAAGACACCCAGAAAATCAGTTGGGCGAGTCTCCAAGGGCAAAAAACCTAGACTACCGGAGTACAAAAAAGTTAACCGTCATAAGGACACATCACGCGAGCAGTTTATG GTCAAACGACAAAAACGGTTACGCAGAGCTCTCATGAACGAgcagcgagaaaaggaaaacaaTCATCGGTCACCGCAACGGCCAAAGATTCTGCATCCTCCGAATCCCCCGCCATCCGGTGGACCATCAGGCTCTTCGTTGTCTGCGCGGAGATCTGCACGCCATAAACGAGCTGGAAGCTTGAAGAAACAAACAATTACCGATACCGATACTATAGTGATCGATTCGGAAGATGACAGCCGTACACAATCGCCCGTGCCGCTATTCTACGTTGATACCAAGGGAGGATTCAACGATAGGGAAGTTCCTAAGTATTGTGTGAATGAGGAAGATGATGGTCAGAGTGTTTCACTGCTTGAAAGTGTGCTGGAAGACGGTGAGATCAGGGATGATTCCTGTGTGCTCAGTCTTCTGAATGAAAGAATCAATGAAGAAGAAATACCCAtctccgacgacgacgacgacgatgacgacgacgacgacgatgatgatgacgatgatgacctCATCCACGGTAACAAGGTTCAGAAGCCCAAACAGATTGATCCCGGAGATAGTTCGGTTATTTTCTGTTCCGAGGTGATTGATCTGGATCGAGAAGATGACCGAAAGGAACCGGCGTTGGATTTTATTCCGATTGGGTTTGATGTTGGAGGCTGGGAACGTCAGAGACGACCGCAGAAGAAAGAAGGTCAAAAACCAGCCAAAGAGAATAAACCGAGTTCGAAGTCAACCGGAACAAACAAAGCTGGCGTCAAACGAATGGTTATCATCGATGGAAACAATGTAGCGTTTGC GCATACTTGTGGGCAGGCGTTCTCTGTTAAGGGTTTGGAAATTTGCATCCGATATTTCAAGAAACTGGGCCACGAAGTGAGCGCAGTTGTGCCACAGTTCAG ACTGAAAAAAGATAAAAGCACCGATCAGAAGTTGCTGGAGGAGTTGTACAAAAACGGGGATGTCCTGCTAGCACCGAGCAAGAATCTTCCCGGTCAACGGTCCTCGTCGTATGACGACCGACTAATTATTTCGGTGGCGGAGAAATTCGATGGCGTTATCATTTCCAACGATAACTTCCGGGACCTGCTGACTGAGAATGATT CCTGGAAAAAGATTATCGAGACACGGGTAGTCGGGTACACGTGGGCGAAGGATGCCTTTTTCTTACCGGATGACCCGTACGGCCGTCACGGTCCTAAACTGAAGGATTTATTGGAGCAAGCAGCCACGACAAAATGA
- the LOC131437730 gene encoding uncharacterized protein LOC131437730, with protein sequence MDPIWQNITTALEVPPEVADKWLAKLKGQYSLPGRHYHSESQMIHRKAEYLSGASVCIQLASLFQYYHFDPEKDCVSENCDVLKEFLIDAKLDNKPLENNILQLLGDVNVDSFDLPEDELLYFQDLDLLMLGYSPENYKQYTVQLRQEYSTMDEQSYNKMRLKILRSFNRIPFIYASKEFSEKYESTARANIESEIKELENL encoded by the exons ATGGACCCGATTTGGCAAAATATTACCACAGCACTGGAAGTTCCCCCGGAAGTGGCCGACAAGTGGTTGGCCAAGTTGAAGGGCCAATATTCACTGCCAGGCAGACACTACCACAGTGAGAGTCAGATGATTCACAGAAAAGCAGAGTACCTTTCCGGGGCGAGTGTTTGCATCCAGCTAGCGTCCTTGTTTCAGTACTATCATTTCGACCCGGAAAAGGACTGCGTGAGCGAGAACTGTGACGTTCTGAAGGAATTTTTAATCGATGCCAAATTGGACAAC AAACCACTGGAAAACAACATTCTACAACTTTTGGGAGATGTTAATGTGGACAGCTTTGATCTACCGGAAGATGAGTTACTATACTTTCAAGACTTGGATTTGCTGATGCTAGG GTATTCCCCAGAAAACTATAAACAATACACCGTACAGCTGCGACAGGAGTATTCGACGATGGACGAGCAATCATACAACAAAATGAGATTAAAA ATACTACGATCTTTCAATCGAATTCCATTCATTTATGCCAGTAAGGAGTTTAGTGAAAAATATGAATCAACTGCCCGAGCGAATATTGAGAGTGAAATCAAGGAATTGGAAAACTTGTAA